One Triplophysa dalaica isolate WHDGS20190420 chromosome 11, ASM1584641v1, whole genome shotgun sequence genomic window carries:
- the vcla gene encoding vinculin a isoform X1, protein MPVFHTKTIESILEPVAQQISHLVIMHEEGEVDGKAIPDLTSPVAAVQAAVSNLVRVGKETVQTTEDKIMKRDMPPAFIKVENASAKLVEAARMLRTDPYSVPARDYLIDGSRGILSGTSDLLLTFDEAEVRKIIRVCKGILEYLTVAEVVETMEDLVTYTKNLGPGMTKMAKMIDERQQELTHQEHRVMLVTSMNTVKELLPVLISAIKIFVTTKCMKSLGVEEALKNRNYTFEKMSAEINEIIRVLQLTSWDEDAWANKKDTEAMKRALAVIESKMGQAKGWLRDPNGLPGDPGEHALRQILDETGKVGELCAGKERREILGTAKTLGQMTDQVSDVRARGQGATPMGMQKAQQVAHGLDILVGKVESAARKLEALTNAKQAIAKRIDTAQSWLADPNGGPEGEENIRALLAEAKRIADLCEDPKERDDILRSMSEIAGLTARLVELRRMGKGDTPEARALAKQIGTALQNLQAKTNRAVANMRPAKAAVTLEGKMEQALRWINNPGVDDRGVGQAAIRGLIAEGRRLGNSLPAPYRQELLAKCDRAEQLMMQLADLAARGEGESPQAGAVAAQLLEAIRDLKAKMQEAMTQEVSDVFSDTTTPIKLLAVAATAPLDAPNRDEVFQERASNFENHANRLGATAEKAAAVGTANKSTVEGIQAAVKSARGLTPQVTSAARILLKNPGNQAAYEHFETMKNQWIDNIEKMTGLVDEAIDTKSLLDASEEAIKKDIDKCRVAMANVQPQMLVAGATSIARRANRVLLVAKREVENSEDPKFRDLVKVASDELGRTISPMVMAAKAVAGNIQDPGLQKSFLDSGYRILAAVGKVREAFQPQEPEFPPPPPDLDQLHVHDDHAPPKPPLPEGEVPPPRPPPPEEKDEEFPDQKAGEMVSEPMMVAARQLHDEARKWSSKPEVTYEGFEAAEADVDIDGDDDEFTDNEDDFEPELLLVASNQPVNQPILAAAQSLHQEARKWSSKGNDIIGAAKRMALLMAEMSRLVRGGSGNKRALIQCAKDIAKASDEVTRLAKEVAKQCTDKRIRTNLLQVCERIPTISTQLKILSTVKATMLGRTNISEEESEQATEMLVHNAQNLMQSVKETVREAEAASIKIRTDAGFTLRWVRKTPWYQ, encoded by the exons GTGGGGAAGGAGACGGTGCAGACCACAGAAGACAAGATTATGAAGAGAGACATGCCCCCGGCCTTCATTAA ggTGGAGAATGCCAGTGCCAAGCTGGTAGAGGCTGCTCGAATGCTGAGGACGGACCCGTATTCTGTGCCCGCCCGGGATTACCTCATCGATGGGTCCCGGGGCATCCTCTCAGGCACGTCGGACCTGCTGCTGACCTTTGATGAAGCGGAG GTGCGTAAAATTATCCGTGTATGTAAAGGTATCCTGGAGTACCTGACAGTCGCAGAGGTTGTGGAAACCATGGAGGACCTGGTCACTTACACTAAAAACCTGGGACCAG GCATGACGAAGATGGCAAAGATGATCGACGAGCGGCAGCAGGAGCTGACGCACCAGGAGCACCGCGTGATGCTGGTCACCTCCATGAACACAGTGAAGGAACTGTTGCCCGTGCTCATATCAG CCATTAAGATCTTTGTGACAACAAAGTGCATGAAGAGTCTTGGCGTGGAGGAGGCGCTGAAGAACAGAAACTACACGTTTGAGAAGATGAGCGCTGAGATCAATGAGATCATCAGAGTTCTGCAGCTCACGTCATGGGACGAAGATGCCTGGGCTAATAAA AAGGACACAGAAGCCATGAAGAGAGCACTGGCAGTGATTGAGTCAAAGATGGGTCAGGCTAAAGGCTGGTTGAGGGACCCTAATGGTCTGCCAG GTGACCCAGGAGAGCATGCGCTACGTCAGATACTGGATGAAACAGGAAAAGTGGGTGAACTTTGTGCTGggaaagagaggagagagatcCTGGGAACAGCCAAGACCCTGGGCCAAATGACCGATCAGGTGTCAGATGTGCGGGCCAG AGGTCAGGGCGCCACCCCCATGGGTATGCAGAAAGCTCAACAGGTGGCTCACGGTCTGGACATTCTGGTGGGGAAAGTGGAGAGTGCCGCCCGGAAGCTGGAGGCCCTGACCAATGCCAAGCAGGCCATCGCCAAGAGAATTGACACAGCGCAG AGCTGGCTGGCTGACCCTAATGGAGGTCCGGAAGGGGAGGAGAACATTCGGGCTCTTCTGGCAGAGGCCAAACGCATTGCAGACCTGTGCGAAGACCCTAAAGAGAGAGATGACATTCTGCGCTCCATGAGTGAGATCGCAGGACTCACAGCAAGACTGGTCGAGCTTCGCAGAAT GGGTAAAGGAGACACCCCGGAAGCTAGAGCGCTTGCCAAACAGATCGGCACAGCTTTGCAAAACCTGCAGGCCAAGACTAACCGCGCCGTGGCCAACATGAGACCCGCCAAGGCTGCTGTTACCCTAGAGGGCAAAATGGAGCAGGCCCTGCGCTGGATCAACAACCCCGGCGTGGATGATCGTGGAGTAG GCCAAGCTGCCATCCGTGGGCTGATAGCAGAAGGCCGTAGGTTAGGTAACTCTCTACCAGCGCCGTACAGACAGGAGCTGCTTGCAAAGTGCGATCGAGCGGAACAGCTGATGATGCAGTTGGCAGATCTGGCTGCgcggggagagggagagagtccTCAGGCCGGCGCTGTGGCCGCTCAGCTTCTTGAAGCGATTAGA GATCTGAAGGCAAAGATGCAGGAGGCAATGACCCAGGAGGTTTCTGATGTATTCAGTGATACAACCACACCGATCAAGCTTCTGGCTGTGGCAGCGACAGCGCCTCTTGATGCCCCTAACAGAGATGAG GTGTTTCAAGAAAGAGCCTCTAACTTTGAGAATCACGCCAACAGGCTGGGAGCTACAGCGGAGAAGGCTGCTGCGGTGGGAACAGCTAATAAGAGCACAGTAGAAGGCATCCAGGCAGCAGTGAAATCAGCCAGAGGTTTAACACCTCAG GTCACTTCTGCTGCACGCATTTTGCTGAAGAACCCTGGCAACCAGGCAGCATACGAGCACTTTGAGACCATGAAGAATCAATGGATTGACAACATTGAGAAAATGACTG GTCTTGTGGATGAAGCCATTGACACCAAGTCACTTTTGGATGCTTCGGAGGAAGCCATTAAAAAAGACATTGATAAATGCCGGGTTGCCATGGCTAACGTTCAACCCCAGATGTTGGTTGCCGGGGCTACCAGCATCGCTCGGAGGGCCAACAGGGTCCTTCTGGTGGCCAAACGGGAGGTGGAGAACTCCGAGGACCCTAAATTCAGGGATCTGGTTAAAGTGGCTTCAGATGAACTTGGTAGAACAATCTCACCCATGGTCATGGCTGCTAAAGCTGTGGCTGGAAACATTCAAGATCCAG GTTTGCAAAAGAGCTTCTTGGACTCTGGCTACAGGATTTTGGCTGCTGTTGGGAAAGTGAGGGAGGCCTTTCAGCCTCAGGAGCCCGAATTTCCCCCTCCGCCTCCAGACCTTGATCAGCTGCAT GTCCATGATGATCATGCTCCTCCCAAACCGCCCCTCCCTGAAGGAGAGGTTCCTCCCCCGAGACCTCCACCTCCAGAGGAGAAGGATGAGGAGTTCCCTGATCAGAAAGCTGGTGAGATGGTGAGCGAGCCCATGATGGTGGCTGCCAGGCAACTTCACGACGAGGCCCGTAAATGGTCCAGCAAG CCTGAGGTGACATACGAAGGTTTTGAGGCCGCTGAGGCGGATGTAGATatagatggtgatgatgatgagttCACAGACAACGAGGATGATTTTGAGCCAGAGCTGCTTTTAGTGGCTTCCAATCAGCCAGTTAACCAGCCCATTCTGGCCGCTGCGCAGTCTTTGCACCAGGAGGCTCGCAAGTGGTCCAGTAAG GGTAATGACATCATCGGTGCAGCCAAGCGCATGGCCCTGCTCATGGCAGAGATGTCTCGGCTGGTGCGTGGAGGAAGCGGGAATAAACGTGCCCTTATTCAGTGTGCCAAGGACATTGCTAAGGCTTCAGATGAGGTCACACGACTAGCTAAAGAAGTGGCCAAGCAATGCACAGACAAAAGGATTCGCACTAACCTTTTGCAG GTTTGTGAGCGTATCCCAACTATCAGCACCCAGCTGAAGATCCTGTCTACTGTTAAGGCCACTATGCTTGGACGAACAAACATCAGCGAGGAAGAGTCTGAGCAG GCCACTGAGATGCTTGTGCATAACGCTCAGAACCTCATGCAGTCTGTGAAGGAAACCGTGAGAGAAGCAGAAGCGGCTTCCATCAAGATCCGCACAGATGCTGGGTTTACTCTCCGCTGGGTCAGAAAGACCCCCTGGTACCAGTAA
- the vcla gene encoding vinculin a isoform X2, which produces MPVFHTKTIESILEPVAQQISHLVIMHEEGEVDGKAIPDLTSPVAAVQAAVSNLVRVGKETVQTTEDKIMKRDMPPAFIKVENASAKLVEAARMLRTDPYSVPARDYLIDGSRGILSGTSDLLLTFDEAEVRKIIRVCKGILEYLTVAEVVETMEDLVTYTKNLGPGMTKMAKMIDERQQELTHQEHRVMLVTSMNTVKELLPVLISAIKIFVTTKCMKSLGVEEALKNRNYTFEKMSAEINEIIRVLQLTSWDEDAWANKDTEAMKRALAVIESKMGQAKGWLRDPNGLPGDPGEHALRQILDETGKVGELCAGKERREILGTAKTLGQMTDQVSDVRARGQGATPMGMQKAQQVAHGLDILVGKVESAARKLEALTNAKQAIAKRIDTAQSWLADPNGGPEGEENIRALLAEAKRIADLCEDPKERDDILRSMSEIAGLTARLVELRRMGKGDTPEARALAKQIGTALQNLQAKTNRAVANMRPAKAAVTLEGKMEQALRWINNPGVDDRGVGQAAIRGLIAEGRRLGNSLPAPYRQELLAKCDRAEQLMMQLADLAARGEGESPQAGAVAAQLLEAIRDLKAKMQEAMTQEVSDVFSDTTTPIKLLAVAATAPLDAPNRDEVFQERASNFENHANRLGATAEKAAAVGTANKSTVEGIQAAVKSARGLTPQVTSAARILLKNPGNQAAYEHFETMKNQWIDNIEKMTGLVDEAIDTKSLLDASEEAIKKDIDKCRVAMANVQPQMLVAGATSIARRANRVLLVAKREVENSEDPKFRDLVKVASDELGRTISPMVMAAKAVAGNIQDPGLQKSFLDSGYRILAAVGKVREAFQPQEPEFPPPPPDLDQLHVHDDHAPPKPPLPEGEVPPPRPPPPEEKDEEFPDQKAGEMVSEPMMVAARQLHDEARKWSSKPEVTYEGFEAAEADVDIDGDDDEFTDNEDDFEPELLLVASNQPVNQPILAAAQSLHQEARKWSSKGNDIIGAAKRMALLMAEMSRLVRGGSGNKRALIQCAKDIAKASDEVTRLAKEVAKQCTDKRIRTNLLQVCERIPTISTQLKILSTVKATMLGRTNISEEESEQATEMLVHNAQNLMQSVKETVREAEAASIKIRTDAGFTLRWVRKTPWYQ; this is translated from the exons GTGGGGAAGGAGACGGTGCAGACCACAGAAGACAAGATTATGAAGAGAGACATGCCCCCGGCCTTCATTAA ggTGGAGAATGCCAGTGCCAAGCTGGTAGAGGCTGCTCGAATGCTGAGGACGGACCCGTATTCTGTGCCCGCCCGGGATTACCTCATCGATGGGTCCCGGGGCATCCTCTCAGGCACGTCGGACCTGCTGCTGACCTTTGATGAAGCGGAG GTGCGTAAAATTATCCGTGTATGTAAAGGTATCCTGGAGTACCTGACAGTCGCAGAGGTTGTGGAAACCATGGAGGACCTGGTCACTTACACTAAAAACCTGGGACCAG GCATGACGAAGATGGCAAAGATGATCGACGAGCGGCAGCAGGAGCTGACGCACCAGGAGCACCGCGTGATGCTGGTCACCTCCATGAACACAGTGAAGGAACTGTTGCCCGTGCTCATATCAG CCATTAAGATCTTTGTGACAACAAAGTGCATGAAGAGTCTTGGCGTGGAGGAGGCGCTGAAGAACAGAAACTACACGTTTGAGAAGATGAGCGCTGAGATCAATGAGATCATCAGAGTTCTGCAGCTCACGTCATGGGACGAAGATGCCTGGGCTAATAAA GACACAGAAGCCATGAAGAGAGCACTGGCAGTGATTGAGTCAAAGATGGGTCAGGCTAAAGGCTGGTTGAGGGACCCTAATGGTCTGCCAG GTGACCCAGGAGAGCATGCGCTACGTCAGATACTGGATGAAACAGGAAAAGTGGGTGAACTTTGTGCTGggaaagagaggagagagatcCTGGGAACAGCCAAGACCCTGGGCCAAATGACCGATCAGGTGTCAGATGTGCGGGCCAG AGGTCAGGGCGCCACCCCCATGGGTATGCAGAAAGCTCAACAGGTGGCTCACGGTCTGGACATTCTGGTGGGGAAAGTGGAGAGTGCCGCCCGGAAGCTGGAGGCCCTGACCAATGCCAAGCAGGCCATCGCCAAGAGAATTGACACAGCGCAG AGCTGGCTGGCTGACCCTAATGGAGGTCCGGAAGGGGAGGAGAACATTCGGGCTCTTCTGGCAGAGGCCAAACGCATTGCAGACCTGTGCGAAGACCCTAAAGAGAGAGATGACATTCTGCGCTCCATGAGTGAGATCGCAGGACTCACAGCAAGACTGGTCGAGCTTCGCAGAAT GGGTAAAGGAGACACCCCGGAAGCTAGAGCGCTTGCCAAACAGATCGGCACAGCTTTGCAAAACCTGCAGGCCAAGACTAACCGCGCCGTGGCCAACATGAGACCCGCCAAGGCTGCTGTTACCCTAGAGGGCAAAATGGAGCAGGCCCTGCGCTGGATCAACAACCCCGGCGTGGATGATCGTGGAGTAG GCCAAGCTGCCATCCGTGGGCTGATAGCAGAAGGCCGTAGGTTAGGTAACTCTCTACCAGCGCCGTACAGACAGGAGCTGCTTGCAAAGTGCGATCGAGCGGAACAGCTGATGATGCAGTTGGCAGATCTGGCTGCgcggggagagggagagagtccTCAGGCCGGCGCTGTGGCCGCTCAGCTTCTTGAAGCGATTAGA GATCTGAAGGCAAAGATGCAGGAGGCAATGACCCAGGAGGTTTCTGATGTATTCAGTGATACAACCACACCGATCAAGCTTCTGGCTGTGGCAGCGACAGCGCCTCTTGATGCCCCTAACAGAGATGAG GTGTTTCAAGAAAGAGCCTCTAACTTTGAGAATCACGCCAACAGGCTGGGAGCTACAGCGGAGAAGGCTGCTGCGGTGGGAACAGCTAATAAGAGCACAGTAGAAGGCATCCAGGCAGCAGTGAAATCAGCCAGAGGTTTAACACCTCAG GTCACTTCTGCTGCACGCATTTTGCTGAAGAACCCTGGCAACCAGGCAGCATACGAGCACTTTGAGACCATGAAGAATCAATGGATTGACAACATTGAGAAAATGACTG GTCTTGTGGATGAAGCCATTGACACCAAGTCACTTTTGGATGCTTCGGAGGAAGCCATTAAAAAAGACATTGATAAATGCCGGGTTGCCATGGCTAACGTTCAACCCCAGATGTTGGTTGCCGGGGCTACCAGCATCGCTCGGAGGGCCAACAGGGTCCTTCTGGTGGCCAAACGGGAGGTGGAGAACTCCGAGGACCCTAAATTCAGGGATCTGGTTAAAGTGGCTTCAGATGAACTTGGTAGAACAATCTCACCCATGGTCATGGCTGCTAAAGCTGTGGCTGGAAACATTCAAGATCCAG GTTTGCAAAAGAGCTTCTTGGACTCTGGCTACAGGATTTTGGCTGCTGTTGGGAAAGTGAGGGAGGCCTTTCAGCCTCAGGAGCCCGAATTTCCCCCTCCGCCTCCAGACCTTGATCAGCTGCAT GTCCATGATGATCATGCTCCTCCCAAACCGCCCCTCCCTGAAGGAGAGGTTCCTCCCCCGAGACCTCCACCTCCAGAGGAGAAGGATGAGGAGTTCCCTGATCAGAAAGCTGGTGAGATGGTGAGCGAGCCCATGATGGTGGCTGCCAGGCAACTTCACGACGAGGCCCGTAAATGGTCCAGCAAG CCTGAGGTGACATACGAAGGTTTTGAGGCCGCTGAGGCGGATGTAGATatagatggtgatgatgatgagttCACAGACAACGAGGATGATTTTGAGCCAGAGCTGCTTTTAGTGGCTTCCAATCAGCCAGTTAACCAGCCCATTCTGGCCGCTGCGCAGTCTTTGCACCAGGAGGCTCGCAAGTGGTCCAGTAAG GGTAATGACATCATCGGTGCAGCCAAGCGCATGGCCCTGCTCATGGCAGAGATGTCTCGGCTGGTGCGTGGAGGAAGCGGGAATAAACGTGCCCTTATTCAGTGTGCCAAGGACATTGCTAAGGCTTCAGATGAGGTCACACGACTAGCTAAAGAAGTGGCCAAGCAATGCACAGACAAAAGGATTCGCACTAACCTTTTGCAG GTTTGTGAGCGTATCCCAACTATCAGCACCCAGCTGAAGATCCTGTCTACTGTTAAGGCCACTATGCTTGGACGAACAAACATCAGCGAGGAAGAGTCTGAGCAG GCCACTGAGATGCTTGTGCATAACGCTCAGAACCTCATGCAGTCTGTGAAGGAAACCGTGAGAGAAGCAGAAGCGGCTTCCATCAAGATCCGCACAGATGCTGGGTTTACTCTCCGCTGGGTCAGAAAGACCCCCTGGTACCAGTAA
- the vcla gene encoding vinculin a isoform X4: protein MPVFHTKTIESILEPVAQQISHLVIMHEEGEVDGKAIPDLTSPVAAVQAAVSNLVRVGKETVQTTEDKIMKRDMPPAFIKVENASAKLVEAARMLRTDPYSVPARDYLIDGSRGILSGTSDLLLTFDEAEVRKIIRVCKGILEYLTVAEVVETMEDLVTYTKNLGPGMTKMAKMIDERQQELTHQEHRVMLVTSMNTVKELLPVLISAIKIFVTTKCMKSLGVEEALKNRNYTFEKMSAEINEIIRVLQLTSWDEDAWANKDTEAMKRALAVIESKMGQAKGWLRDPNGLPGDPGEHALRQILDETGKVGELCAGKERREILGTAKTLGQMTDQVSDVRARGQGATPMGMQKAQQVAHGLDILVGKVESAARKLEALTNAKQAIAKRIDTAQSWLADPNGGPEGEENIRALLAEAKRIADLCEDPKERDDILRSMSEIAGLTARLVELRRMGKGDTPEARALAKQIGTALQNLQAKTNRAVANMRPAKAAVTLEGKMEQALRWINNPGVDDRGVGQAAIRGLIAEGRRLGNSLPAPYRQELLAKCDRAEQLMMQLADLAARGEGESPQAGAVAAQLLEAIRDLKAKMQEAMTQEVSDVFSDTTTPIKLLAVAATAPLDAPNRDEVFQERASNFENHANRLGATAEKAAAVGTANKSTVEGIQAAVKSARGLTPQVTSAARILLKNPGNQAAYEHFETMKNQWIDNIEKMTGLVDEAIDTKSLLDASEEAIKKDIDKCRVAMANVQPQMLVAGATSIARRANRVLLVAKREVENSEDPKFRDLVKVASDELGRTISPMVMAAKAVAGNIQDPGLQKSFLDSGYRILAAVGKVREAFQPQEPEFPPPPPDLDQLHVHDDHAPPKPPLPEGEVPPPRPPPPEEKDEEFPDQKAGEMVSEPMMVAARQLHDEARKWSSKGNDIIGAAKRMALLMAEMSRLVRGGSGNKRALIQCAKDIAKASDEVTRLAKEVAKQCTDKRIRTNLLQVCERIPTISTQLKILSTVKATMLGRTNISEEESEQATEMLVHNAQNLMQSVKETVREAEAASIKIRTDAGFTLRWVRKTPWYQ, encoded by the exons GTGGGGAAGGAGACGGTGCAGACCACAGAAGACAAGATTATGAAGAGAGACATGCCCCCGGCCTTCATTAA ggTGGAGAATGCCAGTGCCAAGCTGGTAGAGGCTGCTCGAATGCTGAGGACGGACCCGTATTCTGTGCCCGCCCGGGATTACCTCATCGATGGGTCCCGGGGCATCCTCTCAGGCACGTCGGACCTGCTGCTGACCTTTGATGAAGCGGAG GTGCGTAAAATTATCCGTGTATGTAAAGGTATCCTGGAGTACCTGACAGTCGCAGAGGTTGTGGAAACCATGGAGGACCTGGTCACTTACACTAAAAACCTGGGACCAG GCATGACGAAGATGGCAAAGATGATCGACGAGCGGCAGCAGGAGCTGACGCACCAGGAGCACCGCGTGATGCTGGTCACCTCCATGAACACAGTGAAGGAACTGTTGCCCGTGCTCATATCAG CCATTAAGATCTTTGTGACAACAAAGTGCATGAAGAGTCTTGGCGTGGAGGAGGCGCTGAAGAACAGAAACTACACGTTTGAGAAGATGAGCGCTGAGATCAATGAGATCATCAGAGTTCTGCAGCTCACGTCATGGGACGAAGATGCCTGGGCTAATAAA GACACAGAAGCCATGAAGAGAGCACTGGCAGTGATTGAGTCAAAGATGGGTCAGGCTAAAGGCTGGTTGAGGGACCCTAATGGTCTGCCAG GTGACCCAGGAGAGCATGCGCTACGTCAGATACTGGATGAAACAGGAAAAGTGGGTGAACTTTGTGCTGggaaagagaggagagagatcCTGGGAACAGCCAAGACCCTGGGCCAAATGACCGATCAGGTGTCAGATGTGCGGGCCAG AGGTCAGGGCGCCACCCCCATGGGTATGCAGAAAGCTCAACAGGTGGCTCACGGTCTGGACATTCTGGTGGGGAAAGTGGAGAGTGCCGCCCGGAAGCTGGAGGCCCTGACCAATGCCAAGCAGGCCATCGCCAAGAGAATTGACACAGCGCAG AGCTGGCTGGCTGACCCTAATGGAGGTCCGGAAGGGGAGGAGAACATTCGGGCTCTTCTGGCAGAGGCCAAACGCATTGCAGACCTGTGCGAAGACCCTAAAGAGAGAGATGACATTCTGCGCTCCATGAGTGAGATCGCAGGACTCACAGCAAGACTGGTCGAGCTTCGCAGAAT GGGTAAAGGAGACACCCCGGAAGCTAGAGCGCTTGCCAAACAGATCGGCACAGCTTTGCAAAACCTGCAGGCCAAGACTAACCGCGCCGTGGCCAACATGAGACCCGCCAAGGCTGCTGTTACCCTAGAGGGCAAAATGGAGCAGGCCCTGCGCTGGATCAACAACCCCGGCGTGGATGATCGTGGAGTAG GCCAAGCTGCCATCCGTGGGCTGATAGCAGAAGGCCGTAGGTTAGGTAACTCTCTACCAGCGCCGTACAGACAGGAGCTGCTTGCAAAGTGCGATCGAGCGGAACAGCTGATGATGCAGTTGGCAGATCTGGCTGCgcggggagagggagagagtccTCAGGCCGGCGCTGTGGCCGCTCAGCTTCTTGAAGCGATTAGA GATCTGAAGGCAAAGATGCAGGAGGCAATGACCCAGGAGGTTTCTGATGTATTCAGTGATACAACCACACCGATCAAGCTTCTGGCTGTGGCAGCGACAGCGCCTCTTGATGCCCCTAACAGAGATGAG GTGTTTCAAGAAAGAGCCTCTAACTTTGAGAATCACGCCAACAGGCTGGGAGCTACAGCGGAGAAGGCTGCTGCGGTGGGAACAGCTAATAAGAGCACAGTAGAAGGCATCCAGGCAGCAGTGAAATCAGCCAGAGGTTTAACACCTCAG GTCACTTCTGCTGCACGCATTTTGCTGAAGAACCCTGGCAACCAGGCAGCATACGAGCACTTTGAGACCATGAAGAATCAATGGATTGACAACATTGAGAAAATGACTG GTCTTGTGGATGAAGCCATTGACACCAAGTCACTTTTGGATGCTTCGGAGGAAGCCATTAAAAAAGACATTGATAAATGCCGGGTTGCCATGGCTAACGTTCAACCCCAGATGTTGGTTGCCGGGGCTACCAGCATCGCTCGGAGGGCCAACAGGGTCCTTCTGGTGGCCAAACGGGAGGTGGAGAACTCCGAGGACCCTAAATTCAGGGATCTGGTTAAAGTGGCTTCAGATGAACTTGGTAGAACAATCTCACCCATGGTCATGGCTGCTAAAGCTGTGGCTGGAAACATTCAAGATCCAG GTTTGCAAAAGAGCTTCTTGGACTCTGGCTACAGGATTTTGGCTGCTGTTGGGAAAGTGAGGGAGGCCTTTCAGCCTCAGGAGCCCGAATTTCCCCCTCCGCCTCCAGACCTTGATCAGCTGCAT GTCCATGATGATCATGCTCCTCCCAAACCGCCCCTCCCTGAAGGAGAGGTTCCTCCCCCGAGACCTCCACCTCCAGAGGAGAAGGATGAGGAGTTCCCTGATCAGAAAGCTGGTGAGATGGTGAGCGAGCCCATGATGGTGGCTGCCAGGCAACTTCACGACGAGGCCCGTAAATGGTCCAGCAAG GGTAATGACATCATCGGTGCAGCCAAGCGCATGGCCCTGCTCATGGCAGAGATGTCTCGGCTGGTGCGTGGAGGAAGCGGGAATAAACGTGCCCTTATTCAGTGTGCCAAGGACATTGCTAAGGCTTCAGATGAGGTCACACGACTAGCTAAAGAAGTGGCCAAGCAATGCACAGACAAAAGGATTCGCACTAACCTTTTGCAG GTTTGTGAGCGTATCCCAACTATCAGCACCCAGCTGAAGATCCTGTCTACTGTTAAGGCCACTATGCTTGGACGAACAAACATCAGCGAGGAAGAGTCTGAGCAG GCCACTGAGATGCTTGTGCATAACGCTCAGAACCTCATGCAGTCTGTGAAGGAAACCGTGAGAGAAGCAGAAGCGGCTTCCATCAAGATCCGCACAGATGCTGGGTTTACTCTCCGCTGGGTCAGAAAGACCCCCTGGTACCAGTAA